The Bactrocera dorsalis isolate Fly_Bdor chromosome 3, ASM2337382v1, whole genome shotgun sequence genomic interval TCTTTCTAATTAATCGGCTTGGCAGTTGCCAGTGACTCCTTTATGAACAAATACCCAAAAAGGATTGTTGATAAAGTGGCTTGATGTTATCTCTAGACACACATTTTGACTAGTTTTAAGCGAACAGTTAGTGAGGTCAGCTGTGGTATTGCCGATTTGCTATCGGTATAAATGCTCACCTCGCTGAAAGAAGCTGTACTTGGTAGCAGTATGTCCACCGCCAATTAACAGCAGCCACTTCTCCCTGAAAAAACTACAGTGGTCAGGTAGTCTAAAGCTAAGTTTTACTACCCAATTTTTCCTCCCAGTATCAGCCTATCCCTGAAAAAACTCTCTACGCTTCATCTCCAGGGGCTCTTCCTATCCACATATACCACGTCGGTATGGGAGCCACAAGTAGCCTCTGTAGTGATCCAAGTTTTCGGGAATACAGTTGAAGGAGGAAAAAATAGCGGAGGTGCCTTCTATTAGTAACATTTTTATCCAGTATCTGTCCAAGACTCAGCAAAAAAGTTTCTTTTATAAACCACAAGCGCCGCATAAAGTGATAGTCctgtatattatataagaatCTAATGGAACAGCTTATGAGTTATTGTAACGAATGTATGCGGCAGAGAAGGTGATTATGGGTTAAACTGCTCACTCTTGacccaatattttttaaaatcaggAAACTTCATTGAAAGGAATTTCTTAATTAGCAGAGGCCCAACCACATTAACCGAGAATAGAACTCAATACCtacatacttaagtatataGCAGAATCTTGTGAAAAAGAGAACAGAACCTTTCAGATACTGACGGCGAGTAACTTTTGACTGGAAAGCAGCTCGTATTAAAAGCTTAAGGCAACGATGTCAACGCAAAATTACTTCAGTATCCCAAAACTGCTACTTACTTTCTGAAAGCCTCAAAATAATGGCGTCCACGCTGGAACCAAGCCGCATGCAGATACATGCCGAATGGCGCACGATTACCATCATAATGTCTTTTAAAGTTGTCCACCATCCATTCGAATAAAGTGTCTACTTCATCCTTCGGCGGAAATATGCAGCCATCAATCATAGCACAACTATAGCCGACAGTATCAAACCAAGTGACCATTGGACTAACCCAAAACCCTGGAATCGCGGCATTCGGACATGGACCAATCTGGCAATCTTGCGTCGAACGATAGTCGAGCGTATAGGGCCACATGGGAGGGTTACGTTGTGATGGCCACGAGCTATCGTATAGCAGCCCTAAACGCTTAGCAGCCTCATAAGTATTATTTCCAGAGATCTGTAGGAACGGTAAACGCACACCGCGTATATGTTTACGATTCACTTTGGCGAATTTCACCAACATATCAATTTGTTGACCGAATTCAGCCATCAGAACTTGTACATCCGCCTCACGCCAGTAGTCCGTGCCGGAGCCGTGCGTAACCGAATGCAACGCTATCTCATGACCTTGTTGGTAGAGCGCATTCACCAGTGTATAATCGGTGTACTCGTGTGAAACGAAAAAGGTGCCGCGCACACTGCAGTTATCCGGATTTACGAGTCCATCGAAGACCTGCTGATACTGCTCGTAGTTAATGACATTTACGGCATCATCGAATGTTACTGTGATCAGCTGGATGGTTTATTgtgcaaattaaaataaaaattttaatgttactgAAATTTTCGCGTGTTTGCTTCAGCACCCACCTGTGGTATTTCCTTTACGTGTTCTTTGAAGTCGGCGCTGGGTAAGCGTAGGCCCGAACAACGGCAATTCGGCAGCTGACACTTCTCGCTAATGCAATGGCCGGCTTTTTTAAGCGGCAAAAAACTGTCGGTAGCGTTCTCTTCGCATTGCACCAGCACTGCACTGAAGACAATAAGTAGAATTACTGCGGCAGTTGTTTTGTCTAACATAGCTACGACTTCTAAGTTCTTCTTCGCGATTGCGGCGCACTCTTTTATGCTTTCGCGAGCGCCGTTGTGTGATGTTGCGCCAATATCTTATCATCACCGATAATTTGCTAATGATGTTGTCTTCTAATGTTCGACATAAGTAGTGTGTTTTTTGCAGTACAAAGATCATTTGTTCAGAGTCTTGTAAATTAATTGTGCtaattagtgcaaatttttttagCGCCCTTTTCTTCTGGTGATTCTTCAATGCATATTTCTTCTAATAATGGTGACTAATATGTTTTGGAAATAATTGTTCTAAGTTAGTGCTTCCATGCTGAACGTTAGCAATCGATTTGATTTGGATATAAGTAACATTCAAGAGCTTTCATGTCATGAGATCCACTTTGAGTGTTTAAGTGGCTCTTTTCTAAGTCAGTGGGTGAAAGCCCCCTGCCTAACTCCTTCCTCAAATACAGGATATCGAAAAATACTCGCttttctttacatatttttggtaGACTAATAGATAAGTACTCgtaatttcagaaaatattagAAGCTTTAGGTGTAACTAGATACAAAAAAGCTCAAACTTAGTTTATTGTACTGTAGAACTTttcaattaacttaaatatttttaaaagtaatattaCTATGAAGTTAAACTATTTAACACTCCTAAAAGTTACTGATACTTAGCTTTATCCTCACATGCTCGCACTGATCTGCTTTCGAGTGTGTCTTTGCTCCAcacttttcacattttattaaattttatatcgcTTTTCTCAAAACAACTATCACTTCTAATTTTctagaaaatttattaagacaaATGATCCTCTGCAGCAAACTGCCATAAGCTATGTGACATCTAAAGCTCTGGATAAGCACATGAAATAAAGTTTGTCGAGCTTTTAAAGATTAGCGAGGACACCAAccacaaattataaaaacaaacactgAAATGAGTGGACGTGATGAATGAGTTCCTCACACCAAAAAGGGGACAACAATTTAGAGAAGTTACGATAAATTGTTCACGAAATAGTGGGAGTACCAAAAATAGTGACGGGATGAGTTTGTTAGGGTAGCATGAGTAAAGAAAGAGTGTGAGAGGTGAGTGAGAAAcaaagtttttaatgaaaagGTGCACACAAAAATTATCAGAAGAAGAAGGAGGGGTATTCTTTATTAGGTTTAGTCACTTGAACTACCAAGTTTTGAAACTTAAGAAGATGTTACTAATTTAATCGGTATTTActtccttattttttattaaaaaaaaattaattatttcacaaGAAAACAATGTGGTTCAAAAAGCCCTCACCATCAGATTACCACAAAGAAACTTCTGTGTACTTTAAGGcaagaagaaatatataaatagtacCTGTCActactacaaaaaaatatttgttacaaaatataaaagtcaACTGGCGAATTATGAGTTTACGTGAGCGCAGAGCTGAGTACTTCTTTGTCCATCTTTTATTTATACCagagcatttttattattatgcacGAGgacatttgcaaaaacaaaagtagtTCTTATTTTAGCAACTTTAGTGCATAGTCAACTGTCACGATAACGTAATTTCTTCTAAAACATTTGGGTAAACCTTAAGTGAGTTGAAGCAGTAGCGGAAGACGACGAATGGAAGGAAGCAAAAGCGTTTAGTTTGAGTTAGCGTTGCTGTAAGACGTGATGAATTACGCTTGCTTGCAGTGCGAGCGACTAATAAGCTGCAGTTAAGGCGCACTTAAGTTGCACTTAAGTGACCTCCAACAAGCTTTCGAGTTAGCTAAGTAGTCTAAAGGGTGCGCTGGTACACTTGTGGGTATAGAGTGAAGATTTTGTGATTCAAAT includes:
- the LOC105228694 gene encoding chitin deacetylase 7: MLDKTTAAVILLIVFSAVLVQCEENATDSFLPLKKAGHCISEKCQLPNCRCSGLRLPSADFKEHVKEIPQLITVTFDDAVNVINYEQYQQVFDGLVNPDNCSVRGTFFVSHEYTDYTLVNALYQQGHEIALHSVTHGSGTDYWREADVQVLMAEFGQQIDMLVKFAKVNRKHIRGVRLPFLQISGNNTYEAAKRLGLLYDSSWPSQRNPPMWPYTLDYRSTQDCQIGPCPNAAIPGFWVSPMVTWFDTVGYSCAMIDGCIFPPKDEVDTLFEWMVDNFKRHYDGNRAPFGMYLHAAWFQRGRHYFEAFRKFLLYVNTLPDVYLTTASGVIHYMKHPTLGKPFPGCPKKPNTTCIKRNCGLRKMETGETRYMNVCDTCPSVYPWLGNALGETEHY